From Vicia villosa cultivar HV-30 ecotype Madison, WI unplaced genomic scaffold, Vvil1.0 ctg.003080F_1_1, whole genome shotgun sequence, the proteins below share one genomic window:
- the LOC131640369 gene encoding autophagy-related protein 8i-like yields the protein MGRTSCFQDEYTFKQRLEESRDIIAKFPDRIPVIVERYSKCDLPELEKKKYLVPRDLSVGHFIHILSSRLSLPAGKALFVFVRNTLPQTASVMDSVYRSFRHEDGFLYMYYSTEKTFGCCS from the exons ATGGGAAGAACCTCTTGTTTCCAGGACGAGTATACTTTCA AACAAAGACTTGAAGAATCGCGTGATATCATCGCCAAATTCCCAGATCGAATCCCC GTGATTGTGGAACGGTATTCCAAATGCGATCTACCTGAATTGGAGAAGAAAAA ATATCTTGTTCCAAGAGACTTGTCTGTTGGGCATTTCATTCATATTTTGAGTTCCAGACTTAGTTTACCTGCTGGGAAAGCTCTTTTTGTGTTTGTCAGGAATACTTTACCTCAAACTG CCAGTGTGATGGACTCTGTTTATAGATCGTTCAGGCATGAGGATGGGTTTCTTTACATGTATTATAGTACTGAGAAAACCTTTGGATGCTGCTCATAA